The following are from one region of the Candidatus Neomarinimicrobiota bacterium genome:
- a CDS encoding ABC transporter permease, with protein MINPLRMLGHKAIGLIANIGSIIVLLFQVLKYVRYFHQDRALYINQFYMLGVKALPLVAVISIFAGAVSGWQGAYQLEDTLPAMFFGQIVAVGFLAEMGPVLTALVLAGRNGSSIGAELATMRVTEQIDALEVMAINPVRHLVAPRVIAMVIMMPLLVAVSDFVGLFTAALVGDVFFDISVQMFFNSFKSVFVFSEDILPGFVKALSFGFAIGLTSCWVGLRATKGASGVGRAAIDAFVFSATLILVYDFMVAMVVF; from the coding sequence ATGATCAATCCATTACGCATGCTGGGACATAAAGCCATTGGCTTAATTGCCAATATTGGATCAATCATTGTCCTCCTATTTCAGGTGCTCAAGTATGTGAGATATTTTCATCAGGATCGAGCTTTATACATCAATCAATTCTACATGCTTGGTGTGAAAGCTTTACCGCTAGTTGCGGTTATCAGTATTTTCGCAGGAGCGGTTTCCGGGTGGCAAGGTGCGTATCAATTGGAGGATACCTTGCCAGCCATGTTTTTTGGTCAAATTGTCGCTGTAGGATTTCTGGCAGAAATGGGACCGGTCCTGACAGCCCTTGTTCTGGCTGGCAGAAATGGTTCGTCTATTGGAGCAGAACTTGCTACGATGAGAGTCACCGAACAAATTGATGCCCTGGAAGTGATGGCTATCAATCCGGTTAGACACTTAGTGGCTCCTCGAGTTATTGCCATGGTCATCATGATGCCATTGCTGGTTGCTGTGTCTGACTTTGTTGGGCTTTTTACGGCTGCTCTCGTTGGTGATGTTTTCTTCGATATCAGTGTTCAGATGTTTTTTAATTCATTCAAATCCGTTTTTGTCTTTTCTGAGGATATCTTACCTGGGTTTGTAAAAGCGCTTAGCTTTGGATTTGCGATTGGGCTTACCAGTTGCTGGGTTGGATTAAGAGCTACAAAAGGGGCCAGCGGTGTAGGACGTGCTGCTATTGATGCTTTTGTTTTTTCCGCAACATTAATCCTTGTTTATGATTTTATGGTGGCAATGGTAGTCTTTTAA